GCATATGGTAACTATATGTTTGGTCTGATCGCTGAAGCAGTGAAGGACTTACCTGAAGCTGAAGCAAAAAAAGATGATGAATAAGTCTTAGGACTAAAAAAGCCACCTTCGGGTGGCTTTTTTTATCTCTCTATTTTGAGATTTGGGAGAACTGGAATCGCTTGCTCAATTAATCTAAATCATCATTGCGATTGATTTTCTTTTCATAAAAGGTACGACGGCGTGAACGCTGCCAAGGCAGGGGGCGTTCTAGCGTTTCCGGCACTTCGCCACTCAAAGAGCGTAACCGCAAATGCAATGCAGCCTGTGCCATCAGATTGGCGGATACCGGCGCAGTAATAAAGGCAAACAGGGTAATCAGCACTTCAGCAAAACCGAAACGGCCATACATGGCAGAGAAAATCATCGCCGCAATTAAAAAACTGCCGAGGCCCAAAGTACTGGATTTGGTCGGTGCATGCAGACGCATGAACAGATCGGGCAAGCGCACCATCCCAATTCCGCCGACCAGCATAAAGAAAGCACCAATCAATAGAAAAATCGACACCAGTATTTCTAAAATTAAAGACATTTAAAAACTCCTAGTCGATGACATGGCCAGTGGTAAAATAACGCGCCAAGGCTGCGGTAGAGACAAAGCCCAGCATCGCGACCAAGAGAGCGCCTTCAAACAGAAAGGTGCTGCTCCAGTAAATGCCTAAAATCACCACCAGGCAGGTGGCATTCAGAAACAGGGTGTCCAGTGCCAACAGGCGGTCAACAATAGAGGGACCGGTAATCAGACGGATCAGACACAGTAACATGGAGATGGTGACCGCACCCAGACAAATCAATAATGCATAAGGTAGAATCGTCATGCTTTTTCTCCTGATCGTGCATTAAAAATCTCAATGAGCGGGCGTTCATAGCGCTGCTTAATTAGCTCGATTTCGGCCGCTTCATCATCTGTGCTTAAGGCATGCACCAGAATATCACCACGATCCTGGTCAATCCCTGCAGATACCGTGCCCGGTGTGGTGGTAATAATCATCGCCAGCAAGGTGTTGACTTCTTCATGTTCGGTGTCTAAAGGCACTCGGAACCATTTTGGATGTAGATTCTTCGTCGATCCTAGCACCAGTTTTGCGACTTTGATATTGGCTACTACAATATCCCAAACTACGACAAAGAACAGGTGCAGGGCAGGAGTCCACTGGATATTGGGGGTATAGTCAATAAAGGGTTCGACCATACGTGGAATGATCATCGCGAGTAGCAAGGCCATCAGCAGGGTTCCAGCGTCCAGGCTGTGTGCCAGTAAAACCCAGCTCAGTCCCACAATCACAGAAACCAGCGGATGCGGGAACCAGCGTTGAAATAATGATTCAGCCATTAAGGTCCCTCCGCCGGTTTAAGTTGATTATCATCATATTCGGTCTGTTCAATGTGCTGCTGGTCAATCTGGCGTTGCTTGAATTCAGAAATATTTTCACCCTTCAAGGTCGCTTCTGAAATCACATAAGGAATCAGATGCGCATTGGGATCTATCACCTCACCACCATATTTGGTTTCTGGCAAATACTTCGGATCAAATGGCTGGACGCTAATAAACTGACCTTCTGCATCCGGTTTTAACAGCGCGGCTTCATAGACCGAATTGTTTTTGATCTGTTCCGCAGTCTGATAATTATATTGATAAATCGGTCCGGCAAACATCACGTAGGCGGTTAAGCCTGCCAGCAATATATAAATCACCCGGTCATTACGTGCCGGCGCCTTACTCGGCAGGGCTTCATATTTATGAAACTCTTCAGAATCAAGATCATCTTCAGGTCTGGTCGAACGCCAGAACAGGATAAAACCGACCCGGGTAAAGGCCAGAATACTGAGGAAACTTACCAGTAAAATGGTCAGAATAATGATCATCTGATAGTCTGAATGGGCAGAAGCCTGCAAAATAAAGACTTTACCGAAGAATCCACTAAACGGTGGTAGGCCGGCCATCATCAAGGCGATGATGAAATAGACAATCGAAACCAGCTTATTCTGTTTCATCAGTGGAGCGATTTTAAAATGATCTTTAAATTCACCGCGCTGTGAGGTAATCCAGCCCGACAGAATATAAAATGCGGCCGCAATCAGGGTACTGTGTACCAGATAATACAGCGCACCCGCCCAAGCCGCAGTATTATTCAGGCCAATGGCCACCAGAATCGTTCCGACTGAAGACAGTACCATAAAACCGACAAAACGGCGCAGACGTTCGGTACCAATCGCACAAATCACACCATAGACAGATGTGACCAGACCAATCACCAGCAGGCAGTTCATCAGAATCTGATGGCTATATTCATCGTCAAAAACCGTGCCGTTGATACGCAAAATTGCATAAATCCCTACTTTAGTCATGATAGTAAAGAGCGCTGCAACAGGAGTCGTGGCTACCGCATAGGTTTTGGGTAACCAGAAACCCACCGGCAGCATTGCCGCTTTAATCCCAAAGACCACGAATAGCATCAAGCCACCGGCAACAGCCAGTTTGTGCTGATCTTCTGCAAGCGTTGGCATCAATCGGGCCACATCGGCCATATTCAGGCTGCCGACACTGCCATAAATCATCCCAAGTCCAATCAGGAACAGTGCAGACGCCAGCAGGTTGATGGTGACGTAATGAATCCCTAGCTGAAAACGTGCCTTACCTTGTCCATGCAACAGCAGTACATAGGACGCCATCAGCAAAATTTCAAAGAATACGAACAGGTTAAACAAATCGCCGGTCAGGAATGCACCAGTCAGACCCATCAGCAGGAAATGCACCATGGCATGGAAATAACGGCCGCGTAAATCCCATTCTTTACTGGCATACCAGACTACAGGCAAGGCGAGCGCATAGGTCAATACCAGCATCATGGCCGAGAGCTGATCCAGCACCAGCACGATTCCAAATGGTGCTGCCCATTCGCTGAGGGTGTATACGCTGATTTGGCCCTCGCTGCTGTTTATCAGATAGCTAACGGCAATGATCAGGCCCAAGATTCCCGAGAGATGGCTGATACCGCGACGCCAGGGTTGACGCCAGTCCGTGATCAGAGAGCCTGCACCCGGATTGCCTAAAAGTACCAAGGCAAAAGCGGTAAAGGCCGGCAAAAGAATACTGAAAATAGGAGTATGTTGAGTCCAGAAATTGAGAAGATCAGTCATTAAGGCTCATCCTCACGTGGATCAATCTGGGGAATATCTTCTTTTGAGTCAACGTGGTCTGTTCCTGATTCGTAGCGGCTACGCAGTGCCAGTTGGACAATAAAGGCAGTGGTGGCAAAGCCAATCACGATAGCCGTCAGCACCAGTGCCTGAGGTAGAGGGTCAGTCACATTCGCGGCTTCGGTTAATACTGCAGGCGAATTCATCTGAATCCGGCCCATGGCAAATAAAAACAGGTTGACCGCATAACCAATCATGGCCAAGCCCAATACCACCGGGAAGGTACGGGCCCGCAGGATCAGATAAATACCTGTGGCTGTCAGCAGGCCAATCGCGGAGGCTAATAAAAATTCTAAACTGATCATTCTATTATCCTCTTGGTACAGGGCCAGTCATGCTGGAGTGACGTGAATCGCCCAAGACCGAAATCATCAGCATGGTGGCACCGACGACAGTGACATAGACGCCGACATCAAACAGTGCAGCCGAAGCCAGATGCATTTCTCCAATAATGGGCGGAGAGACATAAATATGTGCACTGGTCAGGAATGGACGTGACCAGAACCAGGCCGCGACACCGGTCAAACCGGCAATGGTTAAGCCGATCCCGATCCAGATTTCATACAGGCGACCGGATTTGGCGCCCAGCAACTGTTCGGTTTTGTCCTGTCCCACTGCGATATATTGAATAATGAGTGCCAGAGAAGTCACCAGTCCGGCAATGAATCCACCGCCCGGCAGGTTATGGCCACGCATGAAGATATACAGGCTGACTACCAGCGCGACCGGCAAAATCCAGGAAGCGGTAATACGTAACATCAGCGGGGAAGGATTAAAACGATAGGTCAGGCCCTGGGTCATGGTGGTGCCATGCGCACGCATGCCATCCATCAGGCTGAGTACACCAATCGCGGCAATGCCGAGTACGGTAATTTCGCCAAAGGTATCGAAACCACGGAAATCGACCAGAATTACATTCACCACATTGGTTCCGCCGCCCAGAGGAATGGACTGTTGCAGGAAGAACCATGAAATGGAATTGTGATCACGGGTCATGATCAGCCAGGCAATTGCAGCAATCCCGAGACCGCCGCCCAAGGCAATAATAGCATCGCGCCAGCGACGGGTCGGGCTCGATTCATACGGAGTTAATTGGGGCAGTAAAGATAAACTCATCAGTAGTAGAACAGTGGTGACCACATCGACCGTAATCTGGGTCAATGCCAGATCGGGCGCCGAGAAGCCGATAAAGACCATGGTGACGACTAAACCCACTGCACCGCTAATCAGTACCGCTTTAATCCGCTCATGATGGAACCACAGCAGCATCCAGCAGGCGGAGAACAGCAGTAACCACAGGATAATCGCCAAGGCAGGAGCATGGGTCAGCTCGCGCGTACCCGTACCCACCGCATTGCTGAGTAATGGGAATCCCACCAGTCCAACGGTAAAAATCACAATCCACAATAAATAGCTTTGTAATTTGCCATTTTCAGTGGCACGGCGGAAACGGCGTGAATTCAGCAGCAAATTTTTCAAAAATAGATCGAACAGCACCCGGCCCTGTAAGCGGCCCAGTTTTGGATCCAAGTCGATTTCACGTAAGGCGCCACCTTTGGCGAGAGAAAAGTAAAAGATTATTCCGCCGAGCAGAGCAATCACACTCATCAGCAGGGGCAGGTTGAAACCATGCCAAAGCGCCAGATGAGTACCTTCAAAATCAAAATTTTGGGTCGTCGCTTGAGTGGTGCTATTGACAATTTTTTCCACCAGAAGAGCGGGCAATAGACCGACTAAAATACATAAAATTGCTAACAAAGTGGCCGGTGCGCGCATACCAAACGCAGGTTCATGTGCATCTTTATTCGGGACCTGCTTGCCTAACGGACCATCGAAAAAGACCCCATGCACCAGTCGAATGGAATAAGCCACCGCAAAAATCCCGGCCAATGTTGCGAAAATAGCGGAGCCGACCATAAGTGGACCACTCAAGCTGGCGACCAGTTCGGTAAAGAACATTTCTTTGGACAGGAAACCATTGGTCAACGGTACACCCGCCATGGATGCTGCCGTGATCATGGTCAGTGTTGCGGTAAATGGCAGTAATTGCCATAGGCCAGACAGTTTACGTAAGTCACGAGTCCCGGATTCATGATCGATGATTCCGGCAATCATAAACAGTGCTGCTTTAAAGGTGGCATGGTTAATAATATGGAAAATCGCTGCTGCAACAGCCAATGGTGAACCAATCCCGAGCAGACACATGATCAGACCTAAATGGCTGATAGTTGAATAGGCGAGCAAGCCTTTCAGGTCTTCCTTAAAAATGGCAAAGAAGGCGGCCATGCACAGGGTAAACAGACCGACAAAGGTCACAATATTATGAAACAGTGCAGCACCGGCAAAGATCGGGAGCAAACGTGCTACCAGGAATAAACCGGCTTTGACCATGGTGGCCGAGTGCAAATAGGCAGAGACCGGTGTCGGTGCAGCCATGGCATTCGGTAACCAGAAGTGAAACGGGAACTGCGCACTTTTGGTAAAGGCGCCGAGTAAAATCAGCAACAAGGTTGGAACAAATAAATGATGGGACTGAATCTGTTCAGTCATCATCAGGATTTGATCAAGCTGATAGGTGCCGGTAATTTGACCGAGCAGGACAAAACCGCCCAGCATCGCCAGACCACCCATTCCGGTAATGGTCAGGGCCATACGTGAGCCACGTTGTGCCGCTT
The nucleotide sequence above comes from Acinetobacter lwoffii. Encoded proteins:
- a CDS encoding Na+/H+ antiporter subunit C; the encoded protein is MISLEFLLASAIGLLTATGIYLILRARTFPVVLGLAMIGYAVNLFLFAMGRIQMNSPAVLTEAANVTDPLPQALVLTAIVIGFATTAFIVQLALRSRYESGTDHVDSKEDIPQIDPREDEP
- a CDS encoding monovalent cation/H+ antiporter subunit F encodes the protein MTILPYALLICLGAVTISMLLCLIRLITGPSIVDRLLALDTLFLNATCLVVILGIYWSSTFLFEGALLVAMLGFVSTAALARYFTTGHVID
- a CDS encoding monovalent cation/H+ antiporter subunit D, which translates into the protein MTDLLNFWTQHTPIFSILLPAFTAFALVLLGNPGAGSLITDWRQPWRRGISHLSGILGLIIAVSYLINSSEGQISVYTLSEWAAPFGIVLVLDQLSAMMLVLTYALALPVVWYASKEWDLRGRYFHAMVHFLLMGLTGAFLTGDLFNLFVFFEILLMASYVLLLHGQGKARFQLGIHYVTINLLASALFLIGLGMIYGSVGSLNMADVARLMPTLAEDQHKLAVAGGLMLFVVFGIKAAMLPVGFWLPKTYAVATTPVAALFTIMTKVGIYAILRINGTVFDDEYSHQILMNCLLVIGLVTSVYGVICAIGTERLRRFVGFMVLSSVGTILVAIGLNNTAAWAGALYYLVHSTLIAAAFYILSGWITSQRGEFKDHFKIAPLMKQNKLVSIVYFIIALMMAGLPPFSGFFGKVFILQASAHSDYQMIIILTILLVSFLSILAFTRVGFILFWRSTRPEDDLDSEEFHKYEALPSKAPARNDRVIYILLAGLTAYVMFAGPIYQYNYQTAEQIKNNSVYEAALLKPDAEGQFISVQPFDPKYLPETKYGGEVIDPNAHLIPYVISEATLKGENISEFKQRQIDQQHIEQTEYDDNQLKPAEGP
- a CDS encoding Na+/H+ antiporter subunit E; translation: MAESLFQRWFPHPLVSVIVGLSWVLLAHSLDAGTLLMALLLAMIIPRMVEPFIDYTPNIQWTPALHLFFVVVWDIVVANIKVAKLVLGSTKNLHPKWFRVPLDTEHEEVNTLLAMIITTTPGTVSAGIDQDRGDILVHALSTDDEAAEIELIKQRYERPLIEIFNARSGEKA
- a CDS encoding monovalent cation/H+ antiporter subunit A; protein product: MDTSVLPIIILLPLVLGTTLVSWLKQFSRGVTALGAIGVSLSSFLLLLSQAPAIFDGAVMTQTWSWLPQLGIDFSFRLDSLGLLFALLISGIGTLIYIYAYYYLNPKNSLSKLYLLLMLFMAAMLGISLSNNLIILLVFWELTSISSFLLVGYWSNYEAAQRGSRMALTITGMGGLAMLGGFVLLGQITGTYQLDQILMMTEQIQSHHLFVPTLLLILLGAFTKSAQFPFHFWLPNAMAAPTPVSAYLHSATMVKAGLFLVARLLPIFAGAALFHNIVTFVGLFTLCMAAFFAIFKEDLKGLLAYSTISHLGLIMCLLGIGSPLAVAAAIFHIINHATFKAALFMIAGIIDHESGTRDLRKLSGLWQLLPFTATLTMITAASMAGVPLTNGFLSKEMFFTELVASLSGPLMVGSAIFATLAGIFAVAYSIRLVHGVFFDGPLGKQVPNKDAHEPAFGMRAPATLLAILCILVGLLPALLVEKIVNSTTQATTQNFDFEGTHLALWHGFNLPLLMSVIALLGGIIFYFSLAKGGALREIDLDPKLGRLQGRVLFDLFLKNLLLNSRRFRRATENGKLQSYLLWIVIFTVGLVGFPLLSNAVGTGTRELTHAPALAIILWLLLFSACWMLLWFHHERIKAVLISGAVGLVVTMVFIGFSAPDLALTQITVDVVTTVLLLMSLSLLPQLTPYESSPTRRWRDAIIALGGGLGIAAIAWLIMTRDHNSISWFFLQQSIPLGGGTNVVNVILVDFRGFDTFGEITVLGIAAIGVLSLMDGMRAHGTTMTQGLTYRFNPSPLMLRITASWILPVALVVSLYIFMRGHNLPGGGFIAGLVTSLALIIQYIAVGQDKTEQLLGAKSGRLYEIWIGIGLTIAGLTGVAAWFWSRPFLTSAHIYVSPPIIGEMHLASAALFDVGVYVTVVGATMLMISVLGDSRHSSMTGPVPRG
- a CDS encoding Na+/H+ antiporter subunit G gives rise to the protein MSLILEILVSIFLLIGAFFMLVGGIGMVRLPDLFMRLHAPTKSSTLGLGSFLIAAMIFSAMYGRFGFAEVLITLFAFITAPVSANLMAQAALHLRLRSLSGEVPETLERPLPWQRSRRRTFYEKKINRNDDLD